One genomic segment of Streptococcus salivarius includes these proteins:
- the ftsZ gene encoding cell division protein FtsZ gives MSFSFDSASVQGAVIKVIGVGGGGGNAINRMIEEGLAGVEFIAANTDIQALSSSKAETVIQLGPKLTRGLGAGGQPEVGRKAAEESEETLTEALTGADMVFITAGMGGGSGTGAAPVIARIAKSLGALTVAVVTRPFGFEGNKRGAFAVEGIQELREQVDTLLIISNNNLLEIVDKKTPLLEALSEADNVLRQGVQGITDLITNPGLINLDFADVKTVMANKGNALMGIGIGSGEERIVEAARKAIYSPLLETTIDGAEDVIVNVTGGLDMTLTEAEEASEIVGQAAGNGVNIWLGTSIDDTLKDEIRVTVVATGVRQDRAEKVSGMKAQPRKVTTAPSHPSAPTQQVAQGEQRPVSQPSFERQPNFDYNETPSMPQPGVRPAAATPQQEQSAFGNWDLRRDNISRPETGQLDSQLTMSTFSSDVEDDDELETPPFFKNR, from the coding sequence AGTTTTTCATTTGATAGCGCATCAGTTCAAGGTGCGGTAATTAAAGTTATCGGTGTCGGTGGAGGTGGCGGAAACGCCATCAACCGAATGATTGAAGAAGGTCTTGCTGGTGTTGAATTTATTGCAGCTAATACTGATATTCAAGCACTCAGCTCTTCTAAAGCAGAAACAGTAATCCAATTGGGTCCTAAATTGACTCGTGGCCTTGGTGCCGGAGGTCAACCTGAAGTTGGTCGTAAGGCAGCTGAAGAAAGTGAAGAAACACTTACAGAAGCACTTACAGGAGCTGATATGGTCTTTATCACTGCTGGTATGGGTGGTGGCTCTGGTACAGGGGCAGCACCAGTTATTGCACGTATTGCGAAAAGCTTGGGTGCATTGACAGTTGCAGTTGTGACACGTCCATTTGGCTTCGAAGGTAACAAACGTGGTGCCTTCGCTGTTGAAGGTATTCAAGAGCTGCGTGAGCAAGTTGATACCCTACTTATTATCTCAAACAATAACCTTCTTGAAATTGTTGATAAGAAAACACCACTTCTTGAAGCTCTTAGTGAAGCAGATAATGTTCTTCGTCAAGGGGTCCAAGGTATTACAGACCTTATCACTAACCCAGGTTTGATCAACCTTGACTTTGCCGATGTGAAAACTGTTATGGCAAATAAAGGTAATGCACTTATGGGTATTGGTATTGGTTCAGGTGAAGAACGTATTGTTGAAGCTGCACGCAAAGCAATCTATTCACCACTTCTTGAAACTACTATTGATGGTGCAGAAGATGTCATCGTTAACGTAACTGGTGGTCTTGATATGACCCTTACAGAAGCAGAAGAAGCATCTGAAATTGTTGGTCAAGCAGCTGGTAACGGTGTTAACATTTGGCTTGGTACATCTATCGATGATACATTGAAAGATGAAATCCGTGTAACTGTTGTTGCAACTGGAGTTCGCCAAGATCGTGCTGAAAAAGTATCTGGTATGAAAGCTCAGCCACGTAAAGTGACTACAGCTCCTTCACACCCCTCAGCTCCTACTCAGCAAGTTGCTCAAGGAGAGCAACGTCCAGTTTCTCAACCTTCATTTGAACGTCAACCAAATTTTGACTATAATGAAACACCTTCAATGCCACAACCAGGAGTTCGTCCTGCAGCAGCAACTCCTCAACAAGAGCAGTCAGCTTTTGGTAATTGGGATTTGAGACGTGATAATATTTCTCGTCCTGAAACTGGTCAACTAGATAGTCAATTGACTATGTCTACATTCTCAAGTGATGTTGAAGATGATGATGAATTGGAGACACCACCATTCTTTAAAAATCGTTAA